The following proteins come from a genomic window of Flavobacterium crocinum:
- a CDS encoding beta-galactosidase, with protein sequence MHLKSKKHFLKGFLLGLFGIGISLNIAAQKFDKFFPKKDLTTVGVYYYPEHWDQSQWDRDLKKISEMGFEFTHFGEFAWAQLEPQEGVYDFKWLDKAVEIAAKYKLKIVMCTSTATPPVWLVRKHPDILATYEDGTKTDHGSRQHASFSSNYYRSYSLKMIEELAKRYGNNKNIMGWQVDNEPARFLDYGADAQQRYRNWLKNKYKSIDALNVAWGNNFWSGTYTDFEQINIPLHKEWGMNLHSQLDHYRFADEETATFLDSQAITIRKYASKDQWITSNYRSNYNESFVGMSKELDFDCYTRYLVYGGSLGIGSQGYRLGDYSSIGMSNDFFRPLKGMYGCMELQPGQVNWGSINPQPMPGTVRMWLWHVFAGGSKFACTYRFRAPLYGYEQYHYGIVGTDGVTPTPGGLEFNQFIKEINTLRKMYDAKAALPDYYLKRKTGILFNGDNVMGIDLNKQTKEWNTIGHFLKYYKATKSSGAPVDFVRDSTDFSKYPFLIVPAYQMIDQKMIDKLTLYAKNGGNLVLSCRSGIQNRLGHLWEAKFYEPMWSLIGSEIESYDLLMPQSPGVIKFNNQEFAWTSWGDLLKPNKETEVWATYGSEFYAGKPAVISRSLGKGTVTYIGVDSKNGELEKQVLRKLYQKQNVAIEDYPEGVMVEYRDGFGIAVNYSDKIYEISLPKSAKAIFGNNAVKTSDVLVWKY encoded by the coding sequence ATGCATTTAAAATCAAAAAAACACTTTCTCAAAGGATTTTTACTGGGACTATTTGGAATAGGGATCAGTTTAAATATTGCTGCTCAAAAATTCGATAAATTTTTTCCAAAGAAAGATCTAACTACTGTTGGAGTCTATTATTATCCTGAACATTGGGATCAAAGCCAATGGGATCGGGATTTGAAAAAGATTTCAGAAATGGGTTTTGAATTTACTCATTTTGGAGAATTTGCCTGGGCGCAGTTAGAACCTCAGGAAGGCGTTTATGATTTTAAATGGCTGGATAAAGCGGTAGAAATTGCCGCTAAATATAAACTGAAAATTGTAATGTGTACTTCGACCGCTACACCGCCTGTGTGGCTGGTTCGAAAACATCCTGATATATTGGCAACTTATGAAGACGGCACCAAAACAGATCATGGTTCTAGACAGCATGCTTCGTTTTCAAGTAATTATTACAGAAGCTATTCTTTAAAAATGATTGAAGAATTGGCAAAACGATATGGCAATAATAAAAATATTATGGGCTGGCAGGTCGATAATGAACCTGCACGTTTTCTGGATTATGGAGCCGATGCACAGCAGCGTTATCGAAATTGGCTGAAAAACAAATACAAATCGATTGACGCCTTAAATGTGGCTTGGGGAAATAATTTTTGGAGTGGCACTTATACTGATTTTGAACAAATTAACATTCCGCTTCATAAAGAATGGGGAATGAATTTACATTCGCAGTTGGATCATTATCGATTTGCAGATGAAGAAACAGCCACTTTTCTGGATTCACAGGCTATTACGATTCGTAAATATGCAAGTAAAGACCAATGGATTACTTCGAACTACAGATCCAACTACAATGAAAGTTTTGTTGGAATGAGTAAAGAACTGGATTTCGATTGTTATACGCGTTATCTGGTTTACGGAGGAAGTTTAGGAATCGGTTCGCAAGGATATCGTTTGGGAGATTATTCCAGTATCGGAATGTCAAATGATTTTTTTCGTCCTTTAAAAGGAATGTACGGTTGTATGGAATTACAGCCGGGACAAGTCAACTGGGGAAGTATAAATCCGCAGCCAATGCCGGGAACTGTGCGTATGTGGCTGTGGCATGTTTTTGCAGGTGGCAGTAAATTTGCCTGTACGTATCGTTTTCGCGCGCCATTGTACGGTTATGAGCAATATCATTACGGGATTGTTGGCACAGACGGAGTAACACCAACTCCCGGTGGTTTAGAGTTCAATCAATTTATTAAAGAGATAAATACGCTGCGCAAAATGTATGATGCTAAAGCAGCATTGCCAGATTACTATTTAAAACGCAAAACAGGAATTTTGTTTAATGGGGATAATGTGATGGGAATCGACTTAAACAAACAAACTAAGGAATGGAACACTATTGGACATTTTCTGAAATATTATAAAGCCACTAAATCTTCTGGTGCGCCGGTTGATTTTGTTCGAGATTCGACTGATTTTTCTAAATATCCTTTTTTGATTGTTCCTGCTTATCAGATGATTGACCAAAAAATGATTGACAAATTGACTTTGTACGCTAAAAATGGCGGAAACTTGGTATTGAGCTGTCGATCTGGAATACAAAATCGTTTGGGACATCTTTGGGAAGCAAAGTTTTACGAACCGATGTGGAGCTTAATAGGTTCTGAAATAGAATCGTATGATTTATTAATGCCACAATCTCCGGGAGTAATAAAGTTCAATAATCAGGAGTTTGCATGGACAAGCTGGGGCGATTTATTAAAACCGAATAAAGAAACGGAGGTTTGGGCGACTTATGGAAGTGAGTTTTATGCCGGAAAACCAGCTGTTATTTCCAGAAGTTTGGGTAAAGGAACGGTAACCTACATTGGCGTAGATTCTAAAAATGGAGAACTGGAAAAACAAGTATTGCGAAAACTGTATCAAAAGCAAAATGTAGCAATAGAAGATTATCCTGAAGGTGTAATGGTCGAATATCGTGATGGTTTTGGAATCGCAGTCAATTATTCGGATAAAATCTACGAAATCAGTTTACCAAAAAGTGCCAAGGCAATTTTCGGAAACAACGCTGTAAAAACTTCCGATGTATTGGTCTGGAAATATTAA
- a CDS encoding glycoside hydrolase family 97 protein yields the protein MKKRVLILCGLLLCAYQASSQTYEVKSPDGRIQIKVNHSDKISWSASLNGNLIIENAEAGMDFSSKTNFGLNPKIKKQTVKSISQNIHAIVPIKESEIKDEYTELSITYQGNYKLNFRAYNDGVAYQFVDEAKEKRNVVSEKVSLSFPNGSRSLFPQEESMYSHNERLYLDKSLNEIAFKDFCSLPVLFTTPKAKVLFTETALHDYPGLFLKGNGNTTLNAIFPKYVLEAVDKDGKSDRVQTITKEADYIAKTNGNRAFPWRVFIISDDDRTLVSSNLSYQLAAPNALKNTDWIKPGKVAWDWYNDNNIYGVDFKAGLNTETYKYFIDFAAANKVEYVILDEGWTKSTTNILDFNPTMDVKELIRYGKEKGVGIILWVLWKPLDQNLLQILETYKSWGAKGIKIDYMQRNDQYMVNSYEQIARECAKLELLVDFHGAFKPAGLHRMYPNVLNYEGVRGNENNKWSEDITPEHTVTIPFIRMAAGPMDFTPGSMINKQPKNFAISFNNPMTMGTRAHQVAMYVVYEAPLQMMCESPSTYYKEQETVDFITQIPTVWDKTVVLHGSVGNYIVVARKKGDKWFIGGMTDADARALPIDLSFLGEGNFSMEVFSDGINAEAFAQDYKKEIIAVNKNTKVTAKMASGGGWSAIITQK from the coding sequence ATGAAAAAAAGAGTACTGATTTTATGTGGCTTATTGTTGTGTGCATATCAAGCTTCTTCTCAAACTTATGAGGTTAAATCTCCTGATGGACGTATTCAGATAAAAGTGAATCATTCCGATAAAATTTCCTGGTCGGCATCATTAAATGGAAATTTAATTATTGAGAATGCTGAAGCCGGAATGGATTTTTCGTCTAAAACCAATTTTGGATTAAATCCGAAGATTAAAAAACAAACGGTTAAAAGTATATCTCAAAATATACATGCCATAGTACCAATTAAAGAGTCTGAAATTAAAGATGAATACACGGAACTTTCGATTACATATCAGGGAAATTATAAACTTAATTTCCGTGCTTATAATGACGGAGTGGCTTATCAGTTTGTAGATGAGGCCAAAGAAAAACGAAATGTAGTTTCAGAGAAAGTTTCGTTATCATTTCCTAACGGTTCACGTTCTTTATTTCCGCAGGAAGAATCGATGTATTCTCATAACGAACGTTTGTATTTGGATAAATCTTTAAATGAGATTGCGTTCAAGGATTTTTGCAGTCTTCCTGTTTTGTTTACTACTCCAAAAGCCAAGGTTTTATTTACGGAAACGGCACTTCATGATTATCCGGGATTATTTTTAAAAGGAAATGGAAACACCACTTTAAATGCTATTTTTCCAAAATATGTTTTAGAAGCAGTGGATAAGGATGGAAAATCCGATCGTGTGCAGACCATTACAAAAGAAGCTGATTATATTGCCAAAACAAACGGAAACAGAGCTTTTCCCTGGCGTGTATTTATTATCAGTGATGACGATCGTACTTTGGTATCGAGTAATTTGTCTTACCAGCTAGCAGCACCAAATGCACTTAAAAATACCGATTGGATCAAACCAGGAAAAGTAGCCTGGGATTGGTACAACGATAATAATATTTATGGGGTTGATTTCAAAGCGGGTTTAAATACCGAAACGTATAAATATTTTATAGATTTCGCTGCTGCGAATAAAGTAGAATATGTAATTCTTGACGAAGGCTGGACAAAATCGACTACCAACATTCTTGATTTTAATCCCACAATGGATGTTAAAGAATTGATTCGATACGGAAAAGAAAAAGGAGTCGGGATTATTCTTTGGGTACTTTGGAAACCATTAGATCAAAACTTATTGCAAATTCTGGAAACTTATAAAAGTTGGGGAGCAAAAGGAATAAAGATTGATTATATGCAGCGCAACGACCAATATATGGTCAATTCGTATGAGCAGATTGCCAGAGAATGTGCTAAACTGGAATTGTTAGTAGATTTTCATGGTGCATTTAAACCTGCAGGTTTACACCGAATGTACCCAAATGTATTGAATTATGAAGGAGTAAGAGGGAACGAAAACAATAAATGGAGCGAAGATATTACACCAGAACATACAGTAACGATTCCGTTTATCAGAATGGCAGCAGGCCCAATGGATTTTACTCCGGGTTCAATGATTAATAAACAACCTAAAAATTTTGCCATAAGTTTTAATAATCCAATGACAATGGGAACTCGTGCGCATCAGGTGGCGATGTATGTGGTGTATGAAGCGCCTTTGCAAATGATGTGCGAATCGCCCTCAACATATTACAAAGAACAAGAAACAGTTGATTTCATTACTCAAATTCCAACAGTTTGGGATAAAACAGTTGTACTTCATGGTTCTGTTGGGAATTATATTGTCGTGGCAAGAAAAAAAGGAGATAAATGGTTTATCGGCGGAATGACAGATGCAGATGCCAGAGCATTACCAATAGATCTTTCTTTCCTGGGAGAAGGAAATTTTTCGATGGAAGTTTTTTCAGATGGCATCAACGCTGAAGCATTCGCTCAAGATTATAAAAAAGAAATTATAGCGGTTAATAAGAATACTAAAGTAACGGCTAAAATGGCTTCCGGAGGAGGCTGGTCTGCGATTATTACACAAAAGTAA
- a CDS encoding family 43 glycosylhydrolase has translation MSNKNIFYNFILLVFTLQVIAQKKVEVSNLSTGNPILPGYYADPTIKKFGDIYYIYATTDNEMLASGAPTVWYSKDLKNWYNYTMEIPSFTAKPITNFWAPDIVVGNDGKYYLYFGNCEIGCNIYGYVSDTPVGPWKKLNENDEPVISNGYPREGFPSLDAQFFRDTDGKIYSYWGTWVHYNGGYAVGELNSATMKNMMNSKNIPLSQTPEPFEAAYMMKKGNKYILMYSGASCHDETYNVRYSYSDSPYGPFKEGLNNPILSTNEDKTTHGPGHHSVLEDGNDYYIVYHKHDYPMTRGGLARQVCIDKMIFENDSTIAKVIPTSKGIGEIVKSNVPENIALNARATASSYYHLQSLEHDYEYKPDFATDDNNATMWKAGSNALPQDLTIDLGSVKPIKRVMTQFEFASYYYQYTLEYSTDGKNWQLYADKSKNRISGSPMIDDQNVTARFLKLKVLGTEKTGLYAAVWNIKVYSELFELPLPLENKKSNTEPAAVSSHKMVIDIDVTNEKYENSFKSLPNKGSLGGMFTKTGDVKISWDKEDKIKAFEFVNGALILDKPVPKTLAWNGSYSVAVWVKNPEVAKEGEFLASWCDRSEYNLANSFNALAYNSGHYGAAPHLDGHFDMKYNKVPEPNKWHHIVLTFDGVVEKIYVDGVLDNSQNMMLSSAIKKAKIIIGASDIGENYSGFMASLKMYDYGLTKDEVLNLLKQTAPKATKEPSVK, from the coding sequence ATGTCAAACAAAAACATATTTTACAACTTTATACTACTCGTTTTTACCTTACAAGTCATTGCTCAAAAAAAAGTTGAAGTGAGTAATTTATCAACTGGAAATCCAATATTACCTGGATATTACGCAGATCCAACTATTAAAAAATTTGGAGACATTTATTATATCTATGCCACGACCGATAATGAAATGCTGGCTTCTGGAGCTCCAACGGTTTGGTACAGTAAAGATTTAAAAAACTGGTACAATTATACCATGGAAATTCCGTCTTTTACGGCAAAACCCATTACCAATTTTTGGGCGCCGGATATTGTGGTTGGAAATGATGGTAAGTATTATTTGTATTTCGGAAACTGCGAAATTGGCTGTAATATTTACGGTTATGTTTCGGACACGCCAGTCGGGCCTTGGAAAAAACTCAATGAAAATGACGAACCCGTTATTTCAAATGGATATCCAAGAGAAGGTTTTCCATCTTTAGATGCACAATTTTTTAGAGATACCGACGGTAAAATATACAGTTATTGGGGAACCTGGGTGCATTATAATGGCGGATATGCCGTTGGAGAATTGAATAGTGCTACGATGAAGAATATGATGAATTCTAAAAATATTCCTTTAAGTCAAACTCCTGAACCTTTTGAAGCAGCCTATATGATGAAAAAAGGAAATAAATATATTTTAATGTATTCCGGAGCTTCTTGTCATGATGAAACTTATAATGTACGTTATTCTTACTCAGATTCTCCTTACGGGCCTTTTAAAGAAGGACTTAATAATCCGATTTTGAGTACGAACGAAGATAAAACGACTCATGGCCCGGGACATCATTCTGTGTTAGAAGATGGAAACGATTATTACATTGTGTATCATAAACATGATTATCCAATGACACGTGGTGGTCTGGCAAGACAAGTCTGCATCGATAAAATGATTTTCGAAAATGATTCCACTATTGCAAAAGTGATTCCTACTTCAAAAGGAATAGGAGAAATTGTCAAATCAAATGTACCCGAAAATATAGCTTTAAATGCTCGTGCTACCGCATCATCTTATTATCATTTACAATCGTTAGAACACGATTACGAATATAAGCCTGATTTTGCCACTGATGATAATAATGCTACTATGTGGAAAGCGGGCAGTAACGCTCTTCCGCAGGATTTAACTATAGATTTAGGAAGTGTAAAACCAATAAAAAGGGTCATGACCCAATTTGAATTTGCCAGTTATTATTATCAATACACTTTAGAATATTCGACAGATGGAAAAAATTGGCAGTTGTATGCTGATAAATCAAAAAACCGCATTTCTGGAAGTCCGATGATTGATGATCAAAATGTTACAGCACGTTTCTTAAAACTAAAAGTTCTAGGCACAGAAAAAACGGGGCTTTATGCGGCAGTTTGGAACATAAAAGTGTATAGCGAATTATTTGAGCTTCCTTTACCATTAGAAAATAAAAAATCAAACACAGAACCAGCAGCTGTAAGTTCACATAAAATGGTGATCGATATTGATGTAACTAATGAAAAATACGAAAATTCATTTAAAAGTCTGCCTAATAAAGGTTCTTTAGGAGGTATGTTTACAAAAACAGGAGACGTAAAGATTTCCTGGGATAAAGAGGATAAAATTAAGGCATTTGAGTTTGTAAATGGCGCTTTAATATTAGATAAACCCGTTCCTAAAACTTTGGCTTGGAATGGTTCGTATTCTGTGGCAGTCTGGGTAAAAAATCCGGAAGTAGCCAAAGAAGGAGAGTTTTTGGCCTCATGGTGTGATCGTTCTGAATATAATTTAGCCAATTCGTTTAATGCATTGGCTTACAATAGCGGACATTATGGTGCAGCGCCACATTTGGACGGTCATTTTGATATGAAATACAACAAAGTTCCGGAACCAAATAAATGGCATCATATTGTTTTGACTTTTGATGGAGTGGTAGAGAAAATTTATGTCGATGGCGTACTTGATAACTCTCAGAATATGATGCTGTCATCGGCTATAAAAAAGGCAAAAATTATAATTGGAGCTTCAGATATTGGAGAGAATTACTCCGGTTTTATGGCCTCTTTAAAAATGTATGATTATGGTTTGACTAAAGATGAGGTACTAAATCTACTGAAACAAACCGCGCCAAAAGCAACTAAAGAACCTTCTGTAAAATAG
- a CDS encoding T9SS type A sorting domain-containing protein: MKEKKLPRFLSFLLLTLFVLAAENLNAQTNLARLSSTKVSTSHVSPWESLAAVNDGFTPISSDDKTNPVYGNWDGDANYNTYNWIQYDWDFAHQINSVALYWFTDFGGISQPTDAYISYWDGLEWINGGAVGLALNQFNTLGNLNFKTKKLRVYFKSNTATGVVEFQAFGTETTQCDATALTASLKVNNGTEKSLNYAVVSPTDNVQFLASIANNPTGGKMKWTGPNNFTSTSQNITLSNLQVENSGTYRFLYINECGTESALSFYLTVKESNSDFTTWPGYGTTLHYDFKSDYPDFPKPTKNLEEDYPNYNGCNGVKSTNVGSWTFIQGPNANSLVTDAAVDLMLKRLDSDFTFLRDNMGWPPDKLYRAGYRSSVYLFGSGLCTDNASNTDLGGWQSGVGTPDGESWPMVLLSYYPVASFDPNTTFPDAQYQTGACVHEGIHAIYASLPGCRKSAWFHEGSNVWLQTVLDIKKTGSTDYSNVDLGWLSAGSVIAPFIPIECYSGWLQDGTFGGPSAEGVDSGVQNSEGVTLRLTRDIIGGVQYSSVFPTFLGEIVGEKSLPWVWNYCEGRVLEGIANGNGTVNGLGEDKTRKMVQEYRARLALSDFGKFEQPILNLYRNNMGRELGPEQPALINVEKWKATPYAVTTEDENGYLIPQEKTLPGWSGANFIPIHVQGNQATVFFEPLGENMSIQLCYRTKEGKTVYTQPVYAGDCIISFSQGVPANGVIFAVICNSDYVFENNDTRKKKFNYKIKLEDGAVRTASADKNWWDWKATISDNLSVADFSNSSSHFLIYPNPTDNASMVNIKVSNENTGTYNLKITNSTGQLVFENKNYNLEEQYYTGNLSKGIYFVTIQSQNFKQTKKIIIK, encoded by the coding sequence ATGAAAGAAAAAAAACTACCCCGATTTTTATCTTTTCTTCTTCTTACGCTTTTTGTGTTAGCAGCAGAAAATTTAAATGCTCAAACGAATTTAGCCAGACTGAGTTCCACAAAAGTCAGTACTTCTCATGTATCGCCCTGGGAAAGTCTGGCGGCTGTAAACGATGGTTTTACGCCTATTAGTTCTGATGACAAAACAAATCCTGTTTATGGAAACTGGGATGGCGATGCCAATTACAATACCTATAACTGGATACAATATGACTGGGATTTTGCTCATCAAATCAATTCTGTTGCACTTTACTGGTTTACCGATTTTGGAGGTATTTCTCAACCTACAGATGCCTATATCAGTTACTGGGATGGACTTGAATGGATTAATGGTGGTGCTGTAGGATTGGCTTTAAACCAATTTAATACTCTTGGAAATTTAAATTTTAAGACCAAAAAACTGAGGGTTTATTTTAAAAGTAATACCGCAACCGGCGTGGTCGAATTTCAGGCTTTTGGTACAGAAACCACTCAATGTGATGCGACCGCATTAACTGCTTCTCTTAAAGTAAATAACGGAACCGAAAAAAGCCTTAATTATGCCGTTGTTTCTCCAACAGATAATGTGCAGTTTTTAGCTTCTATTGCCAATAATCCAACTGGTGGTAAAATGAAATGGACTGGCCCAAATAATTTTACATCAACTAGTCAAAACATTACACTTTCAAATCTACAAGTGGAGAATTCCGGAACGTATCGTTTTTTATACATTAATGAATGTGGGACGGAAAGTGCTTTATCTTTCTACTTAACAGTAAAAGAAAGCAACAGCGATTTCACGACATGGCCAGGTTATGGCACAACGCTTCATTATGATTTTAAAAGCGACTATCCTGATTTTCCAAAACCAACAAAAAACTTAGAAGAAGATTATCCCAATTACAACGGTTGCAATGGCGTTAAATCGACTAATGTGGGTTCATGGACTTTTATACAAGGGCCAAATGCTAACTCTTTAGTAACAGATGCCGCTGTCGACTTAATGTTAAAACGTTTAGACAGTGATTTTACTTTTTTAAGAGATAATATGGGCTGGCCGCCAGATAAATTATACAGAGCAGGTTATCGCAGTTCAGTATATTTATTTGGGTCTGGATTGTGTACTGATAATGCATCGAATACCGATTTAGGCGGATGGCAAAGCGGTGTTGGCACTCCCGATGGAGAAAGTTGGCCAATGGTACTTTTGTCTTATTATCCAGTTGCGAGTTTTGATCCTAATACCACTTTTCCAGATGCACAATATCAAACTGGAGCTTGTGTACACGAAGGTATTCATGCTATTTATGCTTCTTTGCCGGGTTGTAGAAAATCGGCTTGGTTTCATGAAGGTTCAAATGTCTGGTTGCAGACTGTCTTAGACATTAAAAAAACGGGAAGTACAGACTATAGCAATGTAGATCTAGGATGGCTAAGTGCTGGTTCTGTCATTGCGCCTTTTATTCCGATAGAATGTTATAGCGGCTGGCTTCAGGACGGGACATTTGGAGGGCCTTCTGCTGAAGGTGTAGATTCCGGAGTTCAAAATTCTGAAGGAGTTACGTTGAGATTAACCCGAGATATTATTGGAGGAGTTCAGTACAGCTCTGTATTTCCGACCTTTTTAGGAGAAATCGTCGGCGAAAAAAGTTTGCCTTGGGTATGGAATTATTGCGAAGGACGTGTATTAGAAGGTATTGCAAATGGTAATGGCACTGTAAATGGTTTAGGCGAAGATAAAACAAGAAAGATGGTTCAGGAATACAGAGCCAGATTAGCATTGTCTGATTTCGGAAAATTTGAACAGCCTATTTTAAATTTGTACCGCAATAATATGGGACGCGAATTAGGCCCTGAGCAACCTGCACTTATCAATGTTGAAAAATGGAAAGCAACTCCTTATGCTGTAACTACTGAAGATGAAAACGGCTATTTAATTCCGCAGGAAAAAACACTTCCTGGCTGGTCTGGAGCTAATTTTATTCCGATTCATGTACAAGGAAATCAAGCTACCGTATTTTTTGAGCCTTTAGGAGAAAATATGTCGATTCAATTGTGTTATCGCACTAAAGAAGGAAAAACGGTTTATACACAACCCGTTTATGCAGGCGATTGTATTATTTCTTTTTCTCAGGGCGTTCCTGCCAATGGTGTGATATTCGCCGTAATTTGTAATTCAGATTATGTTTTTGAAAATAATGATACCCGTAAAAAGAAGTTTAACTATAAAATTAAACTGGAGGACGGAGCCGTTAGAACTGCCAGCGCAGATAAAAATTGGTGGGACTGGAAAGCCACAATAAGCGATAATCTTTCTGTAGCCGATTTCTCTAATTCATCTTCTCACTTTTTGATTTATCCAAATCCTACCGATAATGCCTCTATGGTTAATATTAAAGTTTCAAATGAAAATACTGGAACTTATAATTTAAAAATAACCAACAGTACCGGGCAATTAGTTTTTGAAAACAAAAACTACAATCTGGAAGAACAATATTATACTGGTAATTTGTCAAAAGGAATCTATTTTGTAACGATTCAATCACAAAATTTCAAACAGACTAAAAAGATTATTATAAAATAA